The Acidobacteriota bacterium nucleotide sequence TCACCGGGCCAGTCGGTGAGCTCACCGCGGTCGAGCTCGAGGATGCGGGTGGCCAGATTCTTCAGGAAGGTGCGGTCGTGGGTGATGAAGATGAGGGCGCCGGAGAACCCTTGGAGGAGCTCTTCGAGCCAGGCGATGGCGGGCAGATCGAGGTGGTTGGTGGGCTCGTCGAGGAGCAGCAGATCCGGCTCCGCCACCAGCGCCCGCCCCAGCAGCACCCGCCGTTTGAGGCCGCCGGAGAGGGTCTCGAAGCGCGCCTCCGCCGGCAGGGCCAGCCGCGAGATCACCGTCTCCACCCGCTGCTCCAACGCCCAGGCGCCCTCCGCCTCGATGCGCTGCTGGAGCCGCTGCAACTTGGCCAGGTCGGCGTCGCCGCCCAGGTGGTGGCTCAGGTGGTAATACTCCGCCAACAGCTTGCCCAGCTCCGCCAGCCCACCGGCCACCACGTCGAAAACCTCCCCCTCGAGATCCTGGGGCACCTCCTGAGCCAGTCGCGTCACCCGGGTCCCCGGCGAGGTCACCACCTCGCCGGCATCGGGCACCAGGTCGCCGGAGAGCACCTTGAGCAAGGTCGACTTCCCCGACCCGTTGCGCCCCACCAACGCCACCCGCTCCCCGGCCTCGACGTGGAAACCCACGCCGTCCAGCAGCGGCGCCTCGGTGCCGAAGGCGAGGGTCACCTCTTTGACGCCGATCACCGCCACGACGGGCTCCTGGGGGGACGAGCAGGGGACTGGAGAATCTTCGAGCTCAGCATGCCGAATTCATATCAGAGATCCGGCCTGCGGGTGTGCTCTCCCGGGTCACTTCCACCCCCTTTGGCTGCTAGCATCCGGCCATGAGCTCGATCCACGAGGATTCATCGGCAGCCACAGCAGCGCTCCATTCCCAAGCCTTCAGCCCCGAGGAGATCGCCCAGCTGCGCTCCCAGACCCCGGGCTGCGAAGGGCGCATCCACCTCAACAACGCCGGTGCCGGGCTGATGTCGCAGCCCGTGCTGGACACGGTGCGGGAGCATTTGGAGCTCGAGGCCCGGGTGGGAGGCTACGAGGCCGCCGATCTGCGCCGGCGGGAGCTGGACCAGGCCTACGAAGCGGTGGCGCGGCTCTTGGGTACCCGGCGGCGCAATGTCGCCATGGTGGAGAACACCACCGCCGGCTTCGCCCTGGCCCTCTCCGCCTTCGACTTCCAGCCCGGCGACGTGATCCTGCTGAGCCGCGACGACTACACCTCCAACCAGATTCAATTCCTCTCCCTCGGCCAACGCCTCGGCGTGCGCATGGTGCGGATCCCCGACGCCCCCGAAGGCGGTCTCGATCCGGCGGCGGCGGGGCGGCTGATGGAAGAGCACCGGCCGCGGCTGGTCACCGTCAGCCATGTACCCACCCAGAGCGGCCTGGTGCAGCCGGTAGAGGAGCTGGGGCGACGATGCCGAGAGCACGGAGTGCCGCTGCTGGTGGACGCCTGCCAAAGCATCGGCCAGCTGCCGGTGGACGTAGAGGCTCTGGGTTGCGACTTCCTCTGCGCCTCGACGCGCAAATTCCTCCGCGGCCCCCGGGGCATGGGCTTTCTCTACGTCTCCGATCGCGCCCTGGAAGCCGGCCGCGCGCCCCTCTATCCGGACCTCCACGGCGCCCAGTGGACCCGGGAGGACGGCCTACAGCTGGCAAGCGACGCCCGCCGGTTCGAGAATTGGGAGTTTTCCTACGCGTTGATCCTGGGCACCGGCGTCGCCGCCGCTCAAGCGGTGGAGCTGGGCCTGGAGCGCCTCGCCGCCCGCATCGGCGGCCTTGCCGAGGGCCTGCGCCAGCGGCTCCAGGAGCTGGACCTTGAAGGCCAGAGCAACGGCAAAGGACTGCGGGTCCTGGACCGCGGTCCCCGGCTGTGCGGCATCGTCACCGTCGAGCTCCCCGGCCAGAACCCTGGGATCGTCGAAGAACTCCGCCGCCAGGGTCTCAACACCTCCGCCAGCCTCGCCTCCTCCGCCCGCCTGGACTTCCAGGACAAGGGCGTCGAGTGGGCCCTGCGCCTCTCCCCCCACGCCTACAACACCGAGGACGAGCTGGACCGCGCGGTGGAGATCCTCGCCCGGGCCCTCCGGAGCTAGAGCCCCGGCCGGCCGCCGCCGGGGGAGCCCAGGTTGGGCACCGGGGTGGCGGGGTCGCCGAGGAGGGCCACGCCGGCGATGGCGTCGGCGGCGGAGCCGCTGGCGGCGAGGTCTCGCTTGGCGCCGAGGAGGGCCTCGCCGAAGGTGGCGGCGCCGTTCCCCAGCTGAGCAAAGAAGCGGTGCCCGAGAGCCTGGTGAGAGGCGCTGGCCACCAGCGTGGTGGCGCCGATGGTGCCGACGGCGCCGCCGCGGTGATCGAGGAGCAGCGCATCGGAGAGGGTAGCTACCTCCGGCGACACGAAATAGCTATTCCAGCACCCCCACTGCAACACCCAGGAAGGCTTGCCGGCATTGCCCAGGGAGGCGACGTCCGGCAGGTTGAGGAGCGGGTCGAAATCCCACTGGCCGTAGGAGGAGTGGCCCACATAGCTGACCAGGGCGGTGCCCCGGTTGAGGGCGCCGAGCACTCGTCCGCGCACCGCTCCGAAGCCGTGGTGATCCACCGCCGCCGGATCGGCGCTCCAGGCGGCTCCCAGGGAAGTCTCGAACGCCGCGCTCACCGAGGTCAGCTCATCGCCCACATCGGAGCGGCCGGAGGCCAGCAGCACCTCTCGGGAAGCGTTGCGCAGCTCCCAGGCCCACAGCTTGTCCACCATCGCCGCGAGCTCCTCCGGCGTGCGCACCGGCAGCCGCCCCAGGGACAGGTCGGGAACGGTGTCGCCATCCACGTCCGCCAGGCGGTCATCCGCCGGCGCAAAGGAGACCAAGTCCCCCACCGGCACGTAGGGCGTGGGCACGAAGGAGACCGAGCCGAGCCCCAGGTAGTCGTAGGGATCGTAGCTGTCGCCGCCCACCAGCAGGACGTAGCTCAGGCCGCCGAGGGCCCGGGAATCCGCCACCAGCTGGCGAATGGCCTCGGGATCCGCCGCGTGGTCGCTGTAGGCGGCATAGACCGCCTCGGCGGTGACCACGTCGGTGCTCAGGCCCCGTCGGGTCTGGAGCGCCACCAGGTCGTCCAGATCACCGGCGAAGGCCGGGTGGGTGACGATCAGGTAATCGGCGAGGGACGGCTCCGCAGGAGCGGGCAAACCGGCCTCGATGCCCGGGGTCAGGAAGCTCCCCTCCTGGGCTAGCCAGCTCTTGGCGCCGCCCCAGGGAGAGTCCAGC carries:
- a CDS encoding aminotransferase class V-fold PLP-dependent enzyme; this encodes MSSIHEDSSAATAALHSQAFSPEEIAQLRSQTPGCEGRIHLNNAGAGLMSQPVLDTVREHLELEARVGGYEAADLRRRELDQAYEAVARLLGTRRRNVAMVENTTAGFALALSAFDFQPGDVILLSRDDYTSNQIQFLSLGQRLGVRMVRIPDAPEGGLDPAAAGRLMEEHRPRLVTVSHVPTQSGLVQPVEELGRRCREHGVPLLVDACQSIGQLPVDVEALGCDFLCASTRKFLRGPRGMGFLYVSDRALEAGRAPLYPDLHGAQWTREDGLQLASDARRFENWEFSYALILGTGVAAAQAVELGLERLAARIGGLAEGLRQRLQELDLEGQSNGKGLRVLDRGPRLCGIVTVELPGQNPGIVEELRRQGLNTSASLASSARLDFQDKGVEWALRLSPHAYNTEDELDRAVEILARALRS